One Gordonia zhaorongruii DNA segment encodes these proteins:
- a CDS encoding NAD(P)/FAD-dependent oxidoreductase has protein sequence MSEIATDPMRRRRVVIIGSGFGGLFAAQRLKKANVDVTLIAKTTHHLFQPMLYQVATGIVAEGEIAPATRVVLRKQRNSHVILGEVFDIDLKERIVRSQLLERITETPYDDLIVAAGADQSYFGNDHFAEYAPGMKTIDHALELRGRILGAFEQAELSNDPAEQEKLLTFVVVGAGPTGVEMAGQIAEMSDKTLKGAFRNIDPTKARVILIDAAPAVLPPFGEKLGHKAKARLEELGVEVQLGAMVTDIDYDSLTVKDKDGTERRIESQCKVWSAGVQASSLGKILAEQSETELDRAGRVKVQPDLTIPGHSNVFVVGDMMFVDGVPGVAQGAIQGGRYAADAIKAEMKGQTPDERKPFSYFDKGSMATVSRFSAVMQVPIPGTKKKFETEGYFAWLGWLALHLVYLVGFRNRLNTFVNWFFAFSTRGRSQLAVTEQQVYARTALSELAYLQRLRLADEERAEVKRSLEERKGSA, from the coding sequence ATGAGCGAAATTGCCACCGATCCCATGCGGCGCCGACGGGTCGTCATCATCGGCTCGGGATTCGGCGGCCTGTTCGCGGCGCAGCGCCTCAAGAAGGCCAACGTCGACGTGACGCTGATCGCCAAGACCACCCACCACCTGTTCCAGCCGATGCTGTACCAGGTCGCCACCGGCATCGTCGCCGAGGGAGAGATCGCCCCCGCGACCCGCGTGGTGCTCCGTAAGCAGCGCAACTCGCACGTCATCCTCGGCGAGGTATTCGACATCGACCTGAAGGAACGGATCGTCCGGTCGCAGCTACTCGAGCGCATCACCGAGACGCCGTACGACGACCTGATCGTCGCGGCGGGAGCCGACCAGTCGTACTTCGGCAACGACCATTTCGCCGAGTACGCCCCCGGCATGAAGACGATCGATCACGCTCTCGAGCTGCGTGGCCGCATCCTCGGCGCCTTCGAGCAGGCCGAGCTCTCGAACGACCCGGCAGAGCAGGAGAAACTCCTGACCTTCGTCGTCGTCGGTGCCGGTCCCACGGGAGTGGAGATGGCGGGCCAGATCGCCGAGATGAGCGATAAGACTCTCAAGGGCGCGTTCCGGAACATCGATCCGACGAAGGCACGCGTCATCCTGATCGACGCCGCACCCGCAGTGCTGCCCCCGTTCGGCGAGAAGCTCGGACACAAGGCCAAGGCGCGCCTCGAGGAGCTCGGCGTCGAGGTTCAGCTCGGCGCGATGGTCACGGACATCGACTACGACAGCCTCACGGTGAAGGACAAGGACGGGACCGAGCGCCGCATCGAAAGCCAGTGCAAGGTGTGGTCGGCCGGCGTCCAGGCGAGTTCGCTTGGCAAGATCCTCGCCGAGCAGTCAGAGACCGAACTCGACCGCGCCGGTCGGGTGAAGGTGCAGCCGGACCTCACGATCCCGGGACATTCGAACGTCTTCGTCGTCGGCGACATGATGTTCGTCGACGGCGTCCCCGGCGTGGCTCAGGGTGCGATCCAGGGCGGCCGCTACGCCGCCGACGCGATCAAGGCCGAGATGAAGGGCCAGACACCCGACGAACGCAAGCCGTTCAGCTACTTCGACAAGGGTTCGATGGCCACGGTCTCACGGTTCAGCGCCGTGATGCAGGTGCCGATCCCCGGCACCAAGAAGAAATTCGAGACCGAGGGTTACTTCGCCTGGCTGGGCTGGCTGGCACTGCACCTGGTGTACCTGGTGGGTTTCCGCAACAGGCTGAACACCTTCGTCAACTGGTTCTTCGCGTTCAGCACTCGTGGGCGCAGCCAGTTGGCAGTCACCGAGCAGCAGGTCTACGCCCGCACCGCGCTGAGCGAACTGGCGTATCTCCAGCGACTGCGACTCGCCGATGAGGAACGCGCCGAGGTCAAGCGCAGCCTGGAAGAGCGGAAGGGTTCGGCCTGA
- a CDS encoding BCCT family transporter encodes MSISSRPRKAPGRDWVVFSITALISIAFVVWGFLDQSTLSTVSASAKDGVIKNLGWLFVFASTGFVIFVLWLAASKYGRIPLGADGEKPEFRTHSWIAMMFSAGMGIGLMFFGVAEPLTYYVSPPPGTADPETVEAFQTAMATTMFHWGLHPWAIYAVVGLAIGYGMYRKGRSQLLSAAFTSLFGDRANGPLGKVIDILAIFATLFGTAASLGLGALQIGDGLEFAGWVGTVGTPVLVTIIVVLTFCFILSAVSGVARGIQWLSNINMVLALVLAVFVFVVGPTLLILNLLPSALGDYIQQFVGMSKRTDADGDAALAEWLSTWTIFYWAWWISWTPFVGLFIARISRGRTIRQFVSGVLLAPTIVSLVWFCVFGGAAINRQHEFGDLATGGEVESTGALFALLDTMPWAGITAVIVMALVGIFFVSGADAASIVMGSLSERGAHEPRRLTVVFWGALTGAVAAVMLVIGGGGDKALTGLQNLTILASVPFVIVMLMLCVALYRDLRTDRMVLVEDRSSELVERAVVIGEDKHGDHFDLVTRESAPDPVTPSDVMEEDRPDGEWTDTPTKME; translated from the coding sequence GTGTCAATATCTAGTCGACCCCGGAAAGCGCCGGGCCGCGATTGGGTCGTATTCTCCATCACCGCGCTGATCTCGATCGCTTTCGTGGTGTGGGGATTTCTTGATCAGTCGACCCTTTCGACGGTGTCGGCGAGCGCCAAGGACGGCGTCATCAAGAACCTCGGATGGCTGTTCGTCTTCGCATCCACCGGGTTCGTGATCTTCGTGCTATGGCTGGCCGCGAGCAAGTACGGGCGGATTCCCCTCGGAGCTGACGGCGAGAAGCCGGAGTTCCGGACGCACTCGTGGATCGCGATGATGTTCAGCGCCGGTATGGGCATCGGACTGATGTTCTTCGGCGTGGCGGAGCCGCTGACGTACTACGTCTCGCCGCCACCGGGGACCGCCGATCCGGAGACTGTCGAAGCGTTCCAGACCGCCATGGCGACCACCATGTTCCATTGGGGTCTGCACCCGTGGGCGATCTACGCGGTCGTCGGCCTGGCCATCGGTTACGGAATGTACCGAAAGGGTCGCTCACAGTTGCTCTCGGCAGCGTTCACCTCGCTGTTCGGGGACCGGGCGAACGGTCCTCTGGGTAAGGTCATCGACATTCTGGCGATCTTCGCGACGCTGTTCGGTACCGCTGCGTCCCTGGGCCTGGGCGCTCTCCAGATCGGTGACGGACTGGAGTTCGCAGGCTGGGTCGGCACCGTCGGCACCCCGGTCCTGGTCACGATCATCGTCGTCCTCACGTTCTGCTTCATTCTGTCGGCGGTGTCCGGCGTGGCGCGCGGCATCCAATGGCTTTCGAACATCAACATGGTGCTGGCTCTGGTGCTCGCTGTGTTCGTGTTCGTCGTCGGACCCACGCTCCTGATCCTCAATCTGCTGCCGAGCGCCCTCGGCGACTACATCCAGCAGTTCGTCGGGATGAGTAAGCGGACAGACGCCGACGGTGACGCCGCCCTGGCGGAGTGGCTGTCGACCTGGACGATCTTCTACTGGGCCTGGTGGATCTCCTGGACCCCGTTCGTCGGTCTCTTCATCGCGCGGATCAGCAGGGGTCGCACCATCCGTCAGTTCGTGAGCGGTGTCCTGCTGGCGCCGACCATCGTGAGCCTCGTGTGGTTCTGCGTGTTCGGTGGAGCGGCGATCAACCGGCAGCACGAGTTCGGTGACCTTGCGACCGGTGGCGAGGTCGAGTCGACCGGTGCGCTGTTCGCATTGCTCGACACCATGCCGTGGGCCGGGATCACCGCGGTGATCGTGATGGCGCTGGTAGGGATCTTCTTCGTCTCGGGTGCGGATGCCGCATCGATCGTGATGGGGTCGCTGTCCGAACGCGGCGCCCACGAGCCGAGACGGTTGACAGTGGTCTTCTGGGGCGCGCTCACCGGCGCGGTCGCGGCGGTGATGCTCGTCATCGGCGGTGGCGGTGACAAGGCGCTCACCGGGTTGCAGAATCTCACGATCCTGGCGTCGGTGCCGTTCGTGATCGTGATGCTCATGCTCTGCGTGGCGTTGTACCGTGACCTGCGTACGGACCGAATGGTCCTGGTCGAGGATCGCAGCTCGGAGCTGGTCGAGCGTGCGGTGGTGATCGGTGAGGACAAGCACGGAGATCACTTCGATCTGGTGACTCGCGAATCCGCGCCGGATCCGGTGACGCCATCGGACGTCATGGAGGAAGACCGTCCAGACGGCGAATGGACGGACACTCCGACGAAGATGGAGTGA
- a CDS encoding PaaI family thioesterase, which yields MTNDREQDLKKAVGLDAHLGFEIEEVSGDGIRGGLTITENHHQPFGIVHGGVYCALAESAASVSGFCWLQEKRLGGTAVGVNNSTDFLRSVPQGRILVTTTPVHRGRRQQLWQVDMADDQGRLLAQSRVRLQNIELPAGADGSSTP from the coding sequence ATGACGAATGACCGTGAGCAGGATCTGAAAAAGGCAGTCGGACTCGACGCACACCTCGGGTTCGAGATCGAAGAAGTGTCGGGGGACGGGATCCGCGGTGGTCTCACCATCACGGAGAATCACCACCAGCCTTTCGGCATCGTGCACGGCGGCGTCTATTGCGCACTGGCTGAGAGTGCAGCGAGTGTCAGCGGATTCTGCTGGTTGCAGGAGAAGCGACTCGGCGGAACGGCGGTCGGCGTCAACAATTCGACGGACTTTCTGCGTTCGGTGCCGCAGGGGCGGATCTTGGTGACGACCACGCCGGTTCACCGAGGCCGACGGCAGCAGCTCTGGCAGGTGGATATGGCCGATGACCAGGGGAGACTCCTCGCCCAATCTCGGGTTCGGCTGCAGAACATCGAACTCCCGGCAGGCGCTGACGGGTCGTCGACACCGTAA
- a CDS encoding BlaI/MecI/CopY family transcriptional regulator: MKKMNGLGELERAVMDTLWSSATPQTVRQVHAELSRTRSLAYTTVMTVLQRLTKKDLVNQLRDDRAHRYAAARPREDLVASLMVDALKGAEASGARHAALVSFVEQVDADEVAALREALDELESSRTAKH; encoded by the coding sequence ATGAAGAAGATGAACGGATTGGGTGAGCTCGAACGAGCCGTGATGGACACGCTGTGGTCGTCGGCGACGCCGCAGACGGTGCGCCAGGTTCATGCTGAGCTCTCCCGGACACGGTCCCTCGCCTACACGACGGTCATGACCGTTCTGCAGCGCCTCACCAAGAAGGATCTCGTCAACCAGCTCCGTGACGACCGGGCCCACCGATACGCTGCGGCCCGTCCTCGCGAAGACCTTGTCGCCAGCCTGATGGTGGATGCTCTGAAGGGCGCGGAAGCCTCCGGAGCGCGCCATGCCGCGCTGGTCTCCTTCGTCGAACAGGTCGACGCCGACGAAGTCGCTGCCCTGCGCGAGGCCCTCGACGAGCTCGAGTCGTCCCGCACCGCGAAACACTAG
- a CDS encoding M56 family metallopeptidase, producing the protein MTALLFGILTIALVGPIPQALSRATWPMYAPRAAMTLWQAVALAAVLSAFSTGLAIAANLLAPGADGAPTTNPVDEISRLGWFTWSVYVVIFALTLVVGARLMYAIVRVGYRTRARRNVHRSMIDLVDRVDMHRDGRDIRILDVTAPLAYCLPGLRRRVVLSEGVLSRLDHDELSAVIEHERAHLRARHDLVLEAFIALHAAFPRFVRSRSALGSVELLAEALADDQAARATAPTTVGRALVACADATAPRGAMAVGGPTTLIRVRRLSYLRPVPLISATAYTMAVAILVVPTLAVAIPWLTELNRLLSHA; encoded by the coding sequence ATGACCGCACTGCTGTTCGGCATCCTCACCATCGCTCTGGTCGGCCCCATCCCGCAGGCGCTATCCCGCGCCACCTGGCCGATGTATGCGCCACGAGCTGCGATGACGCTGTGGCAGGCGGTGGCACTCGCCGCCGTTCTCTCCGCATTCAGCACCGGACTCGCGATCGCGGCGAACCTCCTCGCCCCTGGAGCCGACGGCGCTCCCACTACCAACCCGGTCGACGAGATCAGCCGACTCGGGTGGTTCACGTGGAGCGTCTACGTGGTGATCTTCGCTCTCACTCTCGTGGTGGGAGCCCGACTGATGTACGCGATCGTCCGCGTGGGCTACCGCACTCGCGCCCGGCGGAACGTGCATCGGAGCATGATCGACCTCGTCGACCGCGTCGACATGCACCGGGATGGTCGCGACATCCGGATCCTCGATGTCACCGCTCCCCTCGCCTACTGTCTCCCCGGCCTGCGCAGGCGCGTCGTACTCAGTGAAGGTGTGCTGAGCCGCCTCGACCACGACGAACTCTCCGCGGTCATCGAGCACGAGCGGGCACATCTGCGTGCCCGGCACGACCTCGTCCTCGAAGCCTTCATCGCACTCCACGCCGCGTTCCCCCGTTTCGTCCGGTCCCGTTCCGCGCTCGGCTCCGTCGAGCTGCTCGCCGAGGCGCTCGCCGACGACCAGGCCGCCCGCGCCACTGCACCGACCACGGTCGGGCGCGCCCTCGTGGCCTGTGCCGACGCCACGGCACCTCGCGGGGCCATGGCTGTCGGCGGCCCGACGACTCTGATCCGCGTCCGCCGGCTCTCCTACCTCCGCCCGGTGCCGCTGATCTCTGCGACGGCGTACACAATGGCGGTGGCGATCCTCGTGGTGCCGACTCTGGCGGTCGCCATTCCGTGGCTCACCGAGTTGAACCGGCTCCTCTCACACGCTTGA
- a CDS encoding GuaB1 family IMP dehydrogenase-related protein, with product MRFLDGHDPDHDLTYDDLFIVPNRSAATSRFDVDLSTDDGTGTTIPLVVANMTAIAGKRMAETVARRGGLVVLPQDVPLNAATETISFVKSRHLVADTPVTLGPDDLMGHAQALIPKRAHGAAVVVEDGRPIGLVPRNTSGHDVDMFAAVRENMVSIPVTLPVDTDPRAVFEKLTDASAELAVLVETDGSLVGVLTRTGALRSGIYRPNTDDRGRLRIAAAVGINGDVVGTARALVDAGADLLVVDTAHGHQEKMLSSLSAVAGADLGVPIAAGNVVSAQGAIDLIEAGASIVKVGVGPGAMCTTRMMTGVGRPQFSAVVECADAARERGASVWADGGIRHPRDVALAIAAGASNAMVGSWFAGTYESPGDLHTDGGGEYKVSFGMASKRAVAARSAADSAYDRARKALFEEGISSSRIRIDAEHPGVEDLIDHICSGVRSTATYTGATSLPELHEKVVLGVQSAAGFAEGRPLPGGW from the coding sequence GTGCGATTCCTGGACGGGCACGATCCTGACCACGACCTGACCTATGACGATCTGTTCATCGTCCCTAATCGCTCAGCTGCCACCTCGCGCTTCGACGTCGACCTGAGCACTGACGACGGAACCGGCACCACCATCCCGCTGGTGGTCGCGAACATGACCGCGATCGCCGGGAAGCGGATGGCGGAGACCGTCGCGCGGCGCGGCGGGCTGGTGGTCCTCCCGCAGGACGTTCCGCTCAACGCCGCCACCGAGACGATCAGCTTCGTGAAGAGCCGCCACCTGGTGGCGGACACGCCGGTCACGCTCGGTCCGGACGATCTGATGGGACACGCCCAAGCACTCATTCCGAAACGCGCGCACGGGGCGGCCGTCGTCGTCGAGGACGGACGTCCGATCGGTCTGGTTCCGCGCAACACGTCCGGTCACGATGTCGACATGTTCGCCGCGGTACGGGAGAACATGGTCTCGATCCCGGTCACGCTGCCGGTCGACACCGACCCTAGGGCGGTCTTCGAGAAGCTCACCGACGCCAGCGCCGAACTCGCCGTCCTCGTCGAGACCGACGGTTCACTGGTCGGCGTGCTGACCCGGACCGGCGCGCTGCGCTCGGGTATCTACCGGCCCAACACCGATGATCGGGGCCGCCTGCGAATCGCGGCTGCCGTCGGCATCAACGGCGACGTGGTCGGCACGGCGCGTGCGCTCGTCGATGCCGGTGCCGACCTGCTCGTCGTCGACACCGCGCACGGCCACCAGGAGAAGATGCTCTCGTCCCTCTCGGCGGTCGCCGGTGCCGACCTCGGCGTGCCCATCGCTGCGGGCAACGTGGTCTCGGCGCAGGGCGCCATCGACCTCATCGAGGCCGGCGCATCGATCGTCAAGGTGGGTGTCGGTCCCGGCGCCATGTGCACCACCCGGATGATGACCGGCGTCGGCCGGCCCCAGTTCTCCGCAGTCGTCGAGTGCGCCGACGCCGCACGCGAGCGCGGTGCGTCGGTATGGGCGGACGGCGGTATCCGGCATCCGCGCGACGTCGCACTGGCCATCGCGGCCGGAGCGTCGAACGCCATGGTCGGATCGTGGTTCGCCGGCACCTACGAATCGCCCGGCGACCTGCACACCGACGGAGGTGGCGAGTACAAGGTGAGCTTCGGCATGGCGTCCAAGCGTGCCGTCGCCGCTCGCTCGGCCGCCGACAGCGCCTACGACCGTGCCCGCAAGGCGCTCTTCGAAGAAGGCATCTCGTCGTCGCGCATCCGCATCGACGCCGAGCATCCGGGCGTCGAAGACCTCATCGACCACATCTGCTCCGGCGTGCGCTCCACCGCGACGTACACCGGAGCCACCTCGCTGCCCGAACTGCACGAGAAAGTGGTCCTCGGAGTCCAGTCGGCAGCCGGGTTCGCCGAGGGCCGTCCGCTTCCCGGGGGCTGGTGA
- a CDS encoding hemolysin family protein has product MDILIIVGSLIGFLALTLGTALFVAGEFSLTALERSTISDDVARRGDRRAKAVDRAHRTLSFQLSAAQLGITITTLITGYIAEPVLARLINPVLEAIGIEGSLADGISLALALIIATSLSMVLGELIPKNLAIAEPLATARFTAAPMMVFSRIFKYAINGLNGTANRLVRRLGVEPTEELQSARSTAELSALVQNSALHGELDADTAQLVQRSLRFGDLSAEDLMTPRVRVESLEPGDTVRDLIAASSRTGHSRFLVAPDGDLDNLLGVVHIKQAFTVQAKAQSGTSVRSLVRPVSRVPATLDGDALMDRVSSDGLEVCVVADEYGGTAGIVTSEDLIEEILGNVTDEHDHEESEVVRVGNGFRCAGLLRLDEVNDAIGYRAPEGAYETLGGLVMFRLGRIPAVGDVVDLPERESVSDEDGQSRIQQWRGTVVRMEQRRVDQVWLTSVDAGSEDRGENDG; this is encoded by the coding sequence GTGGACATCCTCATCATCGTCGGGAGCCTGATCGGCTTCCTGGCATTGACTCTGGGCACTGCGCTGTTCGTCGCCGGCGAGTTCTCGCTGACCGCTCTCGAACGGTCGACCATCTCGGACGACGTCGCGCGTCGCGGCGACCGACGGGCCAAAGCGGTCGACCGAGCGCATCGCACACTGTCGTTCCAGCTGTCTGCGGCGCAGCTCGGCATCACGATCACCACACTCATCACCGGTTACATCGCCGAACCGGTACTGGCCCGACTGATCAACCCGGTCCTCGAGGCGATCGGCATCGAGGGCTCCCTCGCCGACGGCATCTCGTTGGCGCTCGCCCTGATCATCGCGACGTCGTTGTCGATGGTCCTCGGCGAATTGATCCCTAAGAACCTCGCGATCGCCGAGCCGCTCGCCACCGCCAGGTTCACCGCGGCCCCCATGATGGTCTTCTCGCGGATCTTCAAGTACGCGATCAACGGCCTCAACGGCACCGCCAACAGACTCGTCCGACGACTCGGGGTGGAGCCGACCGAAGAGCTCCAATCCGCGCGATCGACTGCGGAACTGTCGGCGCTGGTGCAGAACTCGGCACTGCACGGTGAACTCGACGCCGACACCGCACAACTGGTGCAGCGGTCCCTCCGTTTCGGCGACCTCTCGGCCGAGGACCTGATGACCCCGCGAGTCCGGGTCGAGAGCCTCGAGCCCGGCGACACCGTCCGCGACCTGATCGCCGCCTCGTCGCGTACCGGTCACTCGCGGTTCCTGGTCGCCCCGGACGGCGATCTCGACAATCTGCTCGGCGTGGTGCACATCAAGCAGGCGTTCACGGTGCAGGCGAAGGCGCAGTCCGGCACCTCGGTGCGATCACTCGTGCGTCCGGTCAGCCGGGTGCCTGCCACCCTCGACGGCGATGCGCTGATGGACCGGGTCTCCTCCGACGGACTCGAGGTATGCGTCGTCGCCGACGAGTACGGCGGCACCGCGGGAATCGTCACCTCTGAGGACCTCATCGAGGAGATCCTCGGCAATGTGACAGACGAACACGATCACGAGGAGTCCGAAGTGGTCCGTGTCGGCAACGGCTTCCGGTGCGCCGGACTCCTTCGGCTCGACGAGGTGAACGACGCGATCGGCTATCGAGCGCCGGAGGGCGCCTACGAGACGCTCGGCGGGCTCGTGATGTTCCGGCTCGGACGGATTCCGGCGGTGGGCGACGTCGTCGACCTTCCGGAGCGGGAATCAGTCTCCGACGAGGACGGGCAGAGCAGGATCCAGCAGTGGCGCGGCACCGTCGTCCGCATGGAGCAAAGGCGCGTCGATCAGGTGTGGCTCACATCCGTCGACGCGGGCAGCGAGGATCGGGGTGAGAACGATGGGTGA
- a CDS encoding hemolysin family protein: MGDLGAVLLTVLLLAANAFFVAAEFSMIAARRDRLVALEESGKKRARTVIRASEHLSMMLAGCQLGITICSILLGRVGEPAIAHLIERPLDLVNMPEGLLHPIAFALALMIVVVLHILVGEMVPKNISLAGPERVAMLVIPPHLVFLRITKPLIWIYNALANGSLRLMRVEPKDELATTVTETELAQMIGESRELGLLDAGEHERLTRALETVQRTVDEAMIPLADVKTVRVRPDPATGGLGPRLGDVEDAVRDTGYSRFPVRGLDGSYIGYLHLKDVLDDVFDDDTDSDSLVAVDKIRPLPVIGAAVPLDEAATQLQRASAHLGVVVNSSGTTVGMIALADLAEAFVGNVRDATNRI; this comes from the coding sequence ATGGGTGACTTAGGCGCAGTTCTGCTGACCGTGCTCCTGCTCGCCGCGAACGCCTTCTTCGTCGCGGCCGAGTTCTCGATGATCGCAGCCCGCCGCGACCGACTCGTCGCTCTCGAGGAGTCCGGGAAGAAGCGGGCCCGCACCGTGATCCGGGCATCTGAGCACCTGTCGATGATGCTGGCCGGTTGTCAGTTGGGCATCACGATCTGCTCCATCCTGCTCGGCCGGGTCGGCGAGCCCGCGATCGCGCACTTGATCGAGAGGCCCCTCGACCTGGTGAACATGCCCGAGGGTCTGCTGCATCCGATCGCCTTCGCCCTGGCGCTGATGATCGTGGTGGTCCTGCACATCCTCGTCGGAGAGATGGTGCCCAAGAACATCTCGCTCGCCGGCCCCGAGCGAGTGGCCATGCTGGTCATTCCTCCGCATCTGGTGTTCCTTCGCATCACGAAACCGCTCATCTGGATCTACAACGCACTCGCCAACGGCTCCCTTCGCCTGATGCGAGTGGAGCCCAAGGACGAACTGGCGACCACGGTCACCGAGACCGAGCTCGCCCAGATGATCGGCGAGTCCCGTGAACTCGGCCTGCTGGACGCGGGCGAGCACGAGCGCCTGACACGAGCGTTGGAGACCGTCCAGCGCACCGTGGACGAGGCGATGATCCCGCTCGCCGACGTGAAGACCGTGCGCGTACGACCCGATCCGGCGACCGGCGGACTCGGCCCTCGTCTGGGCGACGTGGAGGACGCCGTTCGTGACACCGGCTACTCCCGGTTCCCCGTTCGCGGTCTCGACGGTTCGTACATCGGGTACCTGCATCTCAAGGATGTTCTCGACGACGTTTTCGACGATGACACCGACTCGGACTCTCTCGTTGCGGTCGACAAGATCCGGCCGCTGCCGGTGATCGGCGCCGCGGTGCCGCTGGACGAGGCCGCCACTCAGCTGCAGCGCGCCAGTGCGCACCTGGGCGTGGTGGTCAACTCGTCGGGAACCACAGTCGGGATGATCGCACTGGCCGACCTCGCCGAGGCATTCGTCGGCAACGTCCGCGACGCGACGAACAGAATCTGA